The following are from one region of the Simiduia agarivorans SA1 = DSM 21679 genome:
- the cheY gene encoding chemotaxis response regulator CheY: protein MDKNMKILIVDDFSTMRRIIKNLLRDLGFSNTQEADDGATALPMLKSGDFDFLVTDWNMPGMTGIELLKQVRADEKLASLPVLMVTAEAKRDQIIEAAQAGVSGYVVKPFTAQVLKEKIDKIFERVG, encoded by the coding sequence TTGGACAAGAACATGAAAATCCTGATCGTTGATGATTTTTCCACCATGCGGCGGATTATCAAGAATCTGTTGCGCGATCTGGGCTTTAGCAACACCCAAGAGGCCGATGACGGGGCTACGGCGCTGCCGATGCTCAAGTCTGGCGACTTCGATTTTTTGGTGACTGACTGGAATATGCCCGGGATGACCGGAATCGAGCTGCTTAAGCAGGTCAGGGCAGACGAAAAGCTGGCGTCTTTGCCGGTGTTAATGGTGACTGCAGAAGCCAAAAGGGATCAGATTATTGAGGCTGCGCAGGCCGGGGTCAGTGGCTATGTAGTCAAGCCGTTTACCGCCCAGGTACTGAAGGAAAAGATCGACAAGATTTTTGAGCGCGTAGGCTGA
- a CDS encoding protein phosphatase CheZ: MAKEQYQKGNDEFVAELRDCAKLLIEKLQGDQFDEASRLIEQIIESRDRHLFHNVGKLTRGLHDAIKNFNVDSGVTDSDAISDASDRLNYVLRLTQDAANKTMDKVEACAPIAVELGQEAATLGESWRALKRRELSADDFRDLYQRIDQFLGQIEASAGILNGNLQDIILEQGYQDLTGQVLKKVIDLVSDVESQLVGLVRIAGQVEEITGIDFPADKQEASGKSGSEAEGPQIHADKREDVVSGQDDVDDLLSSLGF; encoded by the coding sequence ATGGCAAAAGAGCAATACCAAAAAGGCAATGACGAATTCGTTGCGGAGCTGCGGGACTGCGCCAAGCTCCTGATTGAAAAGCTTCAGGGCGATCAATTCGATGAGGCGTCCCGCCTGATCGAACAAATCATCGAAAGTCGCGACCGTCATTTGTTCCATAACGTGGGCAAACTGACGCGTGGACTGCACGATGCGATTAAAAACTTCAATGTCGATTCTGGTGTAACGGATTCCGATGCGATCTCTGACGCTAGCGATCGTCTCAACTATGTTCTGCGCCTGACGCAGGACGCTGCCAATAAAACCATGGATAAAGTGGAGGCCTGTGCACCCATCGCGGTGGAATTGGGTCAGGAAGCAGCGACGCTGGGCGAAAGCTGGCGCGCTTTAAAACGCCGGGAGCTGAGTGCAGATGACTTCCGCGATTTGTATCAGCGAATTGACCAGTTTCTCGGGCAGATCGAGGCCAGCGCCGGCATTCTGAATGGCAATTTGCAGGACATTATTCTGGAGCAAGGGTATCAGGATCTCACCGGCCAAGTGCTGAAAAAGGTGATTGATCTGGTTTCGGATGTGGAAAGCCAGCTGGTTGGTTTGGTGCGCATCGCAGGGCAAGTTGAAGAAATTACAGGAATCGACTTTCCGGCCGATAAACAGGAGGCCAGCGGGAAATCTGGCAGCGAAGCTGAGGGGCCGCAGATTCACGCCGACAAGCGCGAAGATGTGGTGTCCGGGCAGGATGATGTGGACGATCTGCTGTCCAGCTTAGGATTCTGA
- a CDS encoding chemotaxis protein CheA, which produces MGFGDDEDILQDFLVEAGEILEKLSEQLVELERQPDDRDLLNAIFRGFHTVKGGAGFLQLGAMVDCCHVTENLFDILRTGKRSVTPELMDVVLQALDAVNHQFEEVQAREAPTPANPELIHQLERLVNLEDLNESSDGADSEPAEPDQSDSDVEAVQAEAPAPGDDITDAEFNELLDAIDPPSSPAAKDPAPASAATDDITEEEFESILDQLHGKGKGPGATAPSASPAPASQSDDISEDEFEALLDQLHGKGKGPGKTAPPPPKAPAAAAGGGDTITEDEFEALLDELHGSGKGPGAKGGAVAAPAASAAPKPGPTPKPTPAAAPKPAAKPTPKPTAAATPAPSVPAKAPARDNNPPPAAETTVRVDTQRLDDIMNMVGELVLVRNRLVRLGANTNDESLSKAVSNLDVVTADLQTSVMKTRMQPIKKVFGRFPRVVRDLARNLKKEINLELQGEETDLDKNLVEALADPLVHLVRNSVDHGIELPDVREKSGKSRVGKVILAAEQEGDHILLSITDDGGGMDPEKLKEKAVEKGVLDEDAAQRLSDVEAFSLIFAPGFSTKTEISDVSGRGVGMDVVKTKITQLNGSIEIRSKLGEGTRIIIKVPLTLAIMPTLMIMLGKQTFALPLVSVNEIFHMDLTRINVVDGQECVTVRDKAVPVFHLKRWLVKGATKEAQPKEAHVVIVNVGTQRMGFVVDQLIGQEEVVIKPLGKMLQGTPGMAGATITGDGTIALILDVPSMLKRYAGRR; this is translated from the coding sequence ATGGGTTTTGGCGATGACGAAGATATTTTGCAAGACTTCCTGGTGGAAGCCGGCGAGATATTGGAAAAATTGTCTGAACAGCTGGTTGAGCTGGAGCGTCAGCCCGACGACCGCGACCTGTTGAATGCGATTTTCCGGGGATTTCATACCGTTAAGGGTGGTGCCGGTTTTTTGCAGTTGGGCGCCATGGTCGACTGTTGCCACGTAACAGAAAATTTATTCGACATCTTGCGCACAGGCAAACGGTCGGTAACTCCGGAGCTGATGGACGTGGTGTTGCAGGCTCTGGATGCGGTTAACCACCAGTTTGAGGAAGTTCAGGCCAGAGAAGCGCCCACGCCGGCAAATCCGGAATTGATTCACCAGCTCGAGCGTTTGGTCAATCTCGAAGACCTTAACGAATCGAGTGACGGCGCAGATTCCGAGCCGGCAGAGCCGGATCAGAGTGACTCAGATGTCGAAGCGGTGCAGGCAGAGGCTCCAGCACCCGGTGATGATATTACCGATGCCGAATTTAACGAATTGCTGGACGCTATTGATCCGCCATCATCTCCTGCGGCGAAAGATCCGGCGCCAGCGTCGGCTGCCACTGACGATATCACTGAAGAAGAGTTTGAATCTATCCTGGATCAGTTGCACGGCAAGGGCAAAGGCCCGGGTGCTACAGCGCCCAGTGCCAGCCCGGCACCAGCCAGTCAAAGCGACGATATCTCCGAGGATGAGTTCGAAGCTTTGCTCGATCAGCTTCATGGTAAAGGCAAGGGGCCGGGCAAAACGGCACCGCCTCCACCCAAAGCACCCGCTGCTGCAGCCGGGGGCGGAGACACTATCACCGAAGATGAATTTGAAGCGCTGCTCGACGAGTTGCACGGCAGCGGCAAAGGCCCAGGGGCCAAAGGTGGCGCGGTAGCGGCGCCCGCGGCCAGCGCTGCACCAAAACCGGGTCCCACGCCAAAACCGACGCCTGCAGCGGCGCCAAAACCGGCGGCCAAGCCCACTCCTAAACCCACTGCGGCAGCAACACCCGCGCCTTCGGTACCAGCGAAGGCCCCGGCACGGGATAACAATCCACCACCCGCTGCGGAAACCACGGTTCGGGTCGATACACAGCGGCTCGACGATATCATGAATATGGTGGGCGAATTGGTGCTGGTACGAAACCGACTGGTGCGGTTAGGCGCTAATACCAACGACGAATCGCTCAGTAAGGCCGTGAGCAATCTGGATGTGGTTACTGCAGACTTGCAGACATCGGTAATGAAAACCCGGATGCAGCCAATCAAGAAAGTGTTTGGTCGCTTTCCCAGGGTAGTACGGGATCTGGCGCGCAATCTTAAAAAAGAAATCAATCTCGAGCTTCAGGGCGAAGAAACCGATCTGGACAAAAACCTGGTGGAAGCACTGGCCGATCCCCTGGTTCACCTGGTGCGTAATTCGGTTGACCACGGTATCGAGCTGCCCGACGTGCGCGAGAAAAGCGGAAAGTCCCGGGTTGGTAAAGTCATACTGGCCGCCGAACAGGAAGGCGATCATATTCTGTTGTCTATCACAGATGACGGCGGCGGTATGGATCCCGAGAAATTAAAGGAAAAAGCGGTAGAGAAGGGCGTATTGGACGAGGACGCAGCACAGCGCCTGAGTGACGTAGAAGCGTTTTCTTTGATCTTTGCGCCGGGCTTCTCCACTAAAACCGAGATCTCTGATGTGTCCGGCCGCGGCGTCGGTATGGACGTGGTGAAAACCAAAATTACCCAGTTGAATGGCTCCATTGAGATACGTTCAAAACTCGGTGAAGGCACCCGCATTATTATTAAGGTACCGCTTACACTCGCCATTATGCCCACACTGATGATTATGCTGGGCAAGCAAACATTTGCGCTGCCACTGGTGAGCGTCAACGAGATATTCCACATGGACCTCACCCGCATCAATGTGGTCGACGGTCAGGAGTGTGTCACAGTACGGGATAAAGCTGTTCCGGTGTTCCACCTGAAACGCTGGCTGGTCAAAGGCGCAACCAAAGAAGCCCAGCCGAAAGAGGCCCATGTAGTAATCGTCAATGTAGGCACTCAACGCATGGGGTTCGTGGTTGATCAATTAATCGGCCAGGAAGAGGTGGTTATCAAGCCTCTGGGCAAAATGTTGCAGGGCACGCCGGGTATGGCTGGTGCCACCATTACCGGGGACGGCACAATTGCGTTAATTCTCGATGTGCCAAGCATGCTCAAGCGGTATGCCGGTCGCCGGTAA
- a CDS encoding chemotaxis response regulator protein-glutamate methylesterase, translated as MNADARFKVVGKASNGREGVEKARALKPDVITMDYEMPMMDGVTAVRQIMAENPTPILMFSSLTYEGARTTLDALDAGAVDFLPKNFSEVSSNSAALKAKLHQKLAQIARKTAATQTPMVKPVDVPKVANIKGQIRLVVIGASTGGPLAVTEVVRNLPANFPLPVILVLHMPENFTRAFAERLDKQSRVKVKEATDNDLLVPGTVLLAPGGKQTILHPVNKQTISVIDGDDRVNYKPCVDITLASAAKAQGAGLLGVIMTGMGSDGRDGARLVKQQRGHIWTQDEDSCVIYGMPQAVVREGLSDRVCKLAELSRLLSTEL; from the coding sequence ATTAATGCGGATGCTCGCTTTAAGGTAGTTGGCAAGGCGTCCAACGGCAGGGAGGGCGTGGAGAAGGCTAGAGCACTGAAGCCCGACGTAATTACCATGGATTACGAAATGCCGATGATGGATGGCGTAACCGCCGTTCGCCAGATCATGGCAGAAAATCCAACACCGATTCTTATGTTTTCCTCCTTGACCTACGAGGGTGCGCGCACGACGCTCGATGCGCTTGACGCCGGTGCCGTGGATTTTCTGCCGAAAAATTTCTCCGAGGTGTCCAGTAACTCAGCGGCACTCAAAGCAAAATTGCACCAGAAACTGGCTCAGATAGCGCGAAAAACGGCTGCAACACAGACACCGATGGTGAAGCCGGTGGACGTCCCAAAAGTGGCCAATATCAAAGGCCAGATTCGATTAGTGGTGATTGGTGCTTCAACCGGCGGTCCGCTGGCAGTCACTGAAGTTGTGCGCAATCTGCCCGCCAATTTTCCGCTACCGGTCATTCTGGTGTTGCACATGCCGGAGAATTTTACCCGAGCGTTTGCCGAGCGGTTGGATAAACAGTCCCGGGTTAAAGTAAAAGAGGCCACGGATAATGACCTTTTGGTACCCGGTACGGTGTTGTTGGCACCCGGTGGTAAGCAAACCATCTTGCACCCGGTGAACAAGCAGACCATCAGCGTTATCGATGGTGATGACCGGGTGAATTATAAACCCTGTGTCGATATCACGCTGGCCAGCGCAGCCAAGGCTCAGGGCGCCGGCCTGTTAGGTGTGATAATGACCGGCATGGGCAGTGACGGTCGCGATGGTGCCCGGCTGGTTAAGCAGCAACGCGGGCACATTTGGACCCAGGACGAAGACAGTTGCGTTATCTACGGCATGCCGCAGGCGGTAGTGCGCGAAGGGTTGTCGGATCGGGTATGCAAGTTAGCAGAGCTCAGTCGGCTTCTGAGTACGGAGCTTTAA